A genomic segment from Thermus sp. LT1-2-5 encodes:
- a CDS encoding ATP-binding protein, which produces MERIGVVLGSREATPLAFWVGVEGEGLLRLDDLVVVEGFHPKVGKVRYFGMVDHVAKVHEGETYDTDTFLAVQGQIPVSLAYVAHVSVTRILPEEFFPPDPGSPVYLAEGEDLELALYYEAMKNQRGSTKLPAGLLKNGEVAYLNLEFLNGVKGGHVNISGISGVAAKTSYATFLLKSLLESGVLKDAHQAKVLLFNVKGEDLFFLDKPNARLTEEARQAYQALGLPATPFQSVAFLAPPKKDGYVPDVETRLEGVRAYHYDLVQFCQRGLLPFLFADRGFMTNLGFLVQHLTEKLRRLAEGQKGPHLLVEDWAKEELPEGITFDALGKVRLKSFAELVRYLEYKLLGPETGEGEGDRSWTARQARGTLEAFIRRLRASVENVAHLIRGDRPGNPPDPLQGEQVHVVDLAKLSPQAQMFVVGSLLKDVFERKERGQYRGRVFIVLDELNKYAPRDEEGPIKDVLLDIAERGRSLGVILIGAEQTASEVERRVVANAAIRVVGRLDAAEAERPEYRFLPTSFRQRALILPQGAVILQQPEIPVPLLVRFPFPAWATKREEVLEDNSAEALRRELF; this is translated from the coding sequence ATGGAGCGGATCGGCGTGGTGTTGGGAAGCCGGGAGGCCACCCCCTTGGCCTTCTGGGTGGGGGTGGAGGGGGAAGGCCTTTTGCGGCTGGACGACCTGGTGGTGGTGGAAGGCTTCCACCCCAAGGTGGGGAAGGTGCGCTACTTCGGCATGGTGGACCACGTGGCCAAGGTCCACGAGGGGGAGACCTACGATACGGACACCTTCCTCGCCGTTCAGGGCCAAATCCCCGTGAGCCTGGCCTACGTGGCCCACGTGAGCGTGACCCGGATCCTCCCCGAGGAGTTCTTCCCCCCCGACCCCGGCTCTCCCGTTTACCTGGCGGAGGGGGAGGACCTGGAGCTCGCCCTTTACTACGAGGCCATGAAGAACCAAAGGGGAAGCACCAAGCTCCCCGCCGGCCTCCTCAAGAACGGGGAGGTGGCCTATTTGAACCTGGAGTTTTTGAACGGGGTGAAGGGCGGGCACGTGAACATCTCCGGCATCAGCGGGGTGGCGGCCAAGACCAGCTACGCCACCTTTCTCCTCAAAAGCCTCTTGGAAAGCGGGGTCCTGAAGGATGCCCACCAGGCCAAGGTGCTCCTTTTCAACGTCAAGGGGGAGGACCTCTTCTTCCTGGACAAGCCCAACGCCCGCCTCACGGAGGAGGCGAGGCAGGCCTACCAGGCCCTGGGCCTGCCCGCCACTCCCTTCCAGAGCGTGGCCTTTTTGGCCCCGCCCAAGAAGGACGGGTACGTGCCCGATGTGGAGACCCGGCTGGAGGGGGTGCGGGCCTACCACTACGACCTGGTCCAGTTCTGCCAAAGGGGGCTTCTGCCCTTCCTCTTCGCCGACCGGGGCTTTATGACCAACCTGGGCTTTTTGGTGCAGCACCTCACGGAAAAGCTCCGGCGGCTTGCCGAGGGGCAGAAGGGTCCCCACCTCCTGGTGGAGGACTGGGCCAAGGAAGAGCTGCCCGAGGGGATCACCTTCGACGCCTTGGGCAAGGTGCGCCTGAAGAGCTTTGCCGAGCTGGTGCGCTACTTGGAGTACAAGCTTCTGGGGCCGGAAACGGGGGAGGGGGAAGGGGACCGGAGCTGGACCGCACGGCAGGCCCGAGGGACCCTCGAGGCCTTCATCAGGCGGCTTCGGGCCAGCGTGGAGAACGTGGCCCACCTCATCCGGGGCGACCGCCCCGGCAACCCCCCGGACCCCCTTCAGGGGGAGCAGGTGCACGTGGTGGACCTGGCCAAGCTCTCCCCCCAGGCGCAGATGTTCGTGGTGGGAAGCCTCCTCAAGGACGTCTTCGAGCGCAAGGAGCGGGGGCAGTACCGGGGCCGGGTCTTCATCGTCTTGGACGAGCTCAACAAGTACGCCCCCCGGGACGAAGAAGGCCCCATCAAGGACGTGCTTTTAGACATCGCCGAGCGGGGCCGCTCCTTAGGGGTCATCCTCATCGGGGCGGAGCAGACGGCGAGCGAGGTGGAGCGCCGGGTGGTGGCCAACGCCGCTATCCGGGTGGTGGGCCGGCTGGACGCCGCGGAGGCGGAGCGCCCCGAGTACCGCTTCCTCCCCACCTCCTTCCGGCAAAGGGCCCTCATCCTGCCCCAGGGGGCGGTGATCCTGCAGCAGCCGGAGATCCCCGTGCCCCTTTTGGTGCGCTTCCCCTTCCCCGCCTGGGCCACCAAGCGGGAGGAGGTCCTGGAGGACAACTCCGCCGAGGCCCTAAGGCGGGAGCTTTTTTAG
- the gcvH gene encoding glycine cleavage system protein GcvH has protein sequence MDIPKDRFYTKTHEWALPEGDTVLVGITDYAQDALGDVVYVELPEVGRKVEKGEAVAVVESVKTASDIYAPVAGEVVEVNLALEKTPELINQDPYGEGWIFRLRPLDLGDLDDLLDAEGYQEALESEA, from the coding sequence ATGGACATACCCAAGGACCGCTTTTACACCAAGACCCACGAGTGGGCCCTGCCCGAGGGGGACACGGTGCTGGTGGGCATCACCGACTACGCCCAAGACGCCTTGGGAGACGTGGTTTACGTGGAGCTCCCCGAGGTGGGGCGCAAGGTGGAAAAGGGCGAGGCGGTGGCGGTGGTGGAGAGCGTGAAGACCGCCTCCGATATCTACGCTCCCGTGGCCGGGGAGGTGGTGGAGGTGAACCTGGCCCTGGAGAAGACCCCGGAGCTCATCAACCAGGACCCGTACGGGGAGGGCTGGATCTTCCGCCTCCGTCCCCTAGACCTGGGAGATCTGGATGACCTCCTGGACGCCGAGGGTTACCAGGAGGCCTTGGAGAGCGAAGCGTAG
- a CDS encoding rhodanese-like domain-containing protein, which produces MKKLAWFGLLLALPVLAQATTTTFSALTVREVGNFLTTLPQDFYGIQPAAAKQMMDTLDVFILDVREPSELQAGKIPGAVNIPIRDLPKRLGELPKGKPILVYCGIGHRGAMALVFLKGQGYNVKSILGGFKAWSEAKLPVEK; this is translated from the coding sequence ATGAAGAAGCTGGCTTGGTTTGGTCTCCTTTTGGCCCTCCCGGTTTTAGCGCAGGCTACCACCACCACCTTTTCCGCCCTCACGGTGCGGGAAGTCGGCAACTTCCTGACCACCTTGCCCCAGGACTTCTACGGCATCCAGCCCGCCGCCGCCAAGCAGATGATGGACACCCTGGACGTCTTCATCCTGGACGTGCGGGAACCCAGTGAGCTGCAGGCGGGCAAGATCCCCGGAGCGGTGAACATCCCCATCCGCGACCTTCCCAAGCGCCTAGGCGAGCTGCCTAAGGGCAAGCCCATCCTCGTCTACTGCGGCATCGGCCACCGGGGTGCCATGGCCTTGGTCTTCCTGAAAGGGCAGGGCTACAACGTGAAGAGCATCCTCGGAGGGTTCAAGGCCTGGAGCGAGGCTAAGCTTCCCGTGGAGAAATGA
- the gcvPB gene encoding aminomethyl-transferring glycine dehydrogenase subunit GcvPB: protein MSYPLIFERSRPGRRGLKLVKEVPRAEDLIPKAFLREAPPRLPEVDELTLVRHYTGLSRRQVGVDTTFYPLGSCTMKYNPKLHEEAARLFADLHPYQDPKTAQGALALMWELGEYLKALTGMDAITLQPAAGAHGELTGILVIRAYHEDRGEGKTRRLVLVPDSAHGSNPATASMAGYQVKEVPSGPDGEVDLEALKRELGPHVAAIMLTNPNTLGLFERRILEISRLAKEAGVQLYYDGANLNAILGWARPGDMGFDVVHLNLHKTFTVPHGGGGPGSGPVGVKAHLAPYLPVPLVARGEEGFYLDVDRPKSIGRVKSFYGNFLALVRAWAYIRTLGLPGLKKAAALSVLNARYLKELLKEKGYRVPYDGPCMHEFVAQPPAGFRALDLAKGLLELGFHPPTVYFPLIVKEALMVEPTETESKETLEAFAEAMGELLQKPKEWLENAPYTTPVRRLDELRANKYPKLTFFDR from the coding sequence GTGAGCTACCCCCTGATCTTTGAACGGAGCCGCCCAGGGAGGCGGGGCCTGAAGCTGGTGAAGGAGGTGCCTCGGGCGGAGGACCTCATCCCCAAGGCCTTCTTGCGGGAAGCGCCCCCTAGGCTTCCCGAGGTGGACGAGCTCACCCTGGTGCGGCATTACACCGGGCTTTCCCGCCGTCAGGTGGGGGTGGACACCACCTTCTACCCCTTGGGCTCTTGCACCATGAAGTACAACCCCAAGCTCCACGAGGAGGCGGCCCGCCTCTTCGCCGACCTCCACCCCTACCAGGACCCCAAGACGGCGCAAGGGGCCTTGGCGCTCATGTGGGAGCTGGGGGAGTACCTCAAGGCCCTCACGGGCATGGACGCCATCACCTTGCAGCCCGCCGCCGGGGCCCACGGGGAGCTCACGGGGATATTGGTCATCCGCGCCTACCACGAGGACCGGGGGGAGGGGAAGACGCGCCGGCTCGTTTTGGTGCCGGACTCCGCCCACGGCTCCAACCCCGCCACCGCCAGCATGGCGGGCTACCAGGTGAAGGAGGTCCCCTCGGGGCCCGACGGGGAGGTGGACCTCGAGGCCCTCAAGCGGGAGCTTGGCCCCCATGTGGCCGCCATCATGCTCACCAACCCCAACACCTTGGGCCTTTTTGAGCGGCGCATCCTGGAGATCTCCCGTCTGGCCAAGGAGGCGGGGGTGCAGCTTTACTACGACGGGGCCAACCTCAACGCCATCCTGGGCTGGGCCCGGCCCGGGGACATGGGCTTTGATGTGGTCCACCTCAACCTGCACAAAACCTTCACCGTGCCCCACGGGGGAGGTGGGCCCGGTTCGGGGCCCGTGGGGGTGAAGGCGCACCTGGCCCCCTACCTGCCCGTGCCCTTGGTGGCGCGGGGGGAGGAGGGCTTTTACCTGGACGTTGACCGGCCCAAGAGCATCGGGCGGGTGAAGAGCTTCTACGGCAACTTCCTGGCCTTGGTGCGGGCCTGGGCCTACATCCGCACCCTGGGGCTTCCCGGGCTCAAAAAGGCCGCAGCCCTTTCCGTCCTGAACGCCCGCTACCTGAAGGAGCTCTTGAAGGAGAAGGGCTACCGGGTGCCCTACGATGGGCCATGCATGCACGAGTTCGTGGCCCAGCCCCCGGCGGGCTTTAGGGCCTTGGACCTCGCCAAGGGCCTTTTGGAGCTGGGCTTCCACCCCCCCACGGTGTACTTTCCCCTCATCGTCAAGGAGGCCCTCATGGTGGAGCCCACGGAAACGGAGAGCAAGGAGACCCTCGAGGCCTTCGCCGAGGCCATGGGAGAGCTCCTGCAAAAGCCCAAGGAGTGGCTGGAAAACGCTCCCTACACCACCCCGGTGCGCCGTTTGGACGAGCTCCGGGCCAACAAGTACCCCAAGCTCACCTTCTTTGACCGATAA
- a CDS encoding 4Fe-4S dicluster domain-containing protein, producing MPRYAMAIDLSLCVGCAACAVACKMENEVPPGVFNLWIRERELGTFPELSVEFRPEQCMHCANPPCVPVCPTGASHTTKEGLVLVDAKKCIACGACIAACPYDARYLHPGGYVGKCTFCAHRLAQGRVPACVETCPTHCRTFGDLDDPESPVSQALRAAERVDVLRPEQGTRPKLFYLNAPSKKGLSRESEVRHD from the coding sequence ATGCCCCGCTACGCCATGGCCATAGACCTAAGCCTCTGCGTGGGCTGCGCCGCCTGCGCGGTGGCCTGCAAGATGGAAAACGAGGTGCCCCCGGGGGTCTTCAACCTCTGGATCCGGGAACGGGAACTGGGCACCTTTCCCGAGCTCAGCGTGGAGTTCCGCCCCGAACAGTGCATGCACTGCGCAAACCCGCCGTGCGTGCCGGTGTGCCCCACAGGGGCTAGCCACACGACGAAAGAGGGCCTGGTGCTGGTGGACGCCAAGAAGTGCATCGCCTGCGGAGCCTGCATAGCCGCCTGCCCCTACGACGCCCGCTACCTCCACCCAGGAGGCTACGTCGGCAAATGCACCTTCTGCGCTCACCGCCTAGCCCAAGGCAGGGTGCCCGCCTGTGTGGAAACCTGCCCCACCCACTGCCGCACCTTCGGCGACCTGGACGATCCGGAAAGCCCGGTTTCCCAGGCCCTGCGGGCGGCGGAACGGGTGGACGTGCTCCGGCCCGAGCAAGGGACAAGGCCCAAGCTCTTTTACCTCAACGCCCCCTCCAAGAAGGGGCTTTCCCGGGAAAGCGAGGTGCGTCATGACTGA
- the gcvT gene encoding glycine cleavage system aminomethyltransferase GcvT produces the protein MKRTPLYEAHLRLGGRMVEFAGYALPLQYTSIVEEHLAVRQGAGLFDVSHMGEFWIRGEEALAFLQWATANDAARLKVGRAQYSMLPNERGGVVDDIYLYRLGEAEYLMVVNAANIAKDFAHLEALAAGFRVELEDASERTALLALQGPQAESLLQELTEADLSQKKKNDVFRAQVAGRPALLARTGYTGEDGFEIFLAPEDAEAVFVALVERGAKPAGLGARDTLRLEAGFPLYGHELTEATNPLCTPWAWVVKKEKAFFGKEAMLASPCREKVVGLVLETGIPREGYPVLSGEAPVGRVTSGGYSPLLEKGIALAYVEEGAEGPFFVEVRGRRVQASLSPLPFVPLK, from the coding sequence ATGAAGCGGACCCCCCTTTACGAGGCCCACCTGCGCCTGGGCGGGCGCATGGTGGAGTTTGCCGGCTATGCCCTTCCCCTGCAGTACACCTCCATCGTGGAGGAGCACCTGGCGGTGCGGCAGGGGGCGGGGCTTTTCGACGTGAGCCACATGGGGGAGTTCTGGATCCGGGGGGAGGAGGCGTTAGCCTTCCTCCAGTGGGCCACGGCCAACGACGCCGCCCGGCTCAAGGTGGGAAGGGCCCAGTACTCCATGCTCCCCAACGAAAGGGGCGGGGTGGTGGACGACATCTACCTCTACCGCTTAGGAGAGGCGGAGTACCTCATGGTGGTGAACGCCGCCAACATCGCCAAGGACTTCGCCCACCTCGAGGCCCTGGCGGCGGGCTTCCGGGTGGAGCTGGAGGATGCCTCCGAAAGGACGGCCCTCCTCGCCCTCCAGGGCCCACAGGCGGAAAGTCTCCTCCAGGAGCTTACCGAGGCGGACCTTTCCCAGAAAAAGAAAAACGATGTGTTCCGGGCGCAGGTGGCGGGGCGTCCCGCCCTTCTCGCCCGCACGGGGTACACGGGGGAGGACGGCTTCGAAATCTTCCTCGCCCCGGAGGACGCCGAGGCGGTGTTCGTGGCCCTGGTGGAAAGGGGGGCGAAGCCGGCGGGCCTTGGGGCCCGGGATACCCTTAGGCTCGAGGCCGGCTTCCCCCTTTACGGCCACGAGCTCACCGAGGCCACCAACCCCCTCTGCACCCCCTGGGCCTGGGTGGTGAAGAAGGAGAAGGCCTTCTTTGGCAAGGAGGCCATGCTGGCCTCCCCCTGCCGGGAAAAGGTGGTGGGTCTGGTGCTGGAAACGGGCATCCCCCGGGAAGGCTACCCGGTCCTCTCTGGGGAAGCCCCGGTGGGCCGGGTGACCAGCGGGGGCTACTCCCCCCTTCTCGAGAAGGGCATCGCCTTGGCCTACGTGGAGGAGGGGGCGGAAGGTCCCTTCTTCGTGGAGGTGCGGGGCAGACGGGTACAGGCTTCCCTTAGCCCCTTGCCCTTTGTGCCGCTAAAATAG
- a CDS encoding molybdopterin-dependent oxidoreductase has product MQRREFLKLSALGAGALALRGSGPVKAGKAPWYTQEARSVYQICEGCFWRCGIVAHAVGSRVYKVEGYEANPKSRGRLCPRGQGMPQTTYDPDRLKRPLIRVEGSARGEGKYRVASWDEALDHVAQKMLAIKEQYGPEAIAFFGHGTGDTWFVDYLPAAWGSPNAAKPSVSLCTAPREVASQWIFGRPIGGHEPVDWENARYIVLIGHHIGEDTHNTQLQDFALALKRGAKLVVVDPRFSTAAAKAHRWLPIKPGTDTALLLAWIHVLIYEELYDKAYVAKYTTGFDELKAHVKDLTPEWAATHTEIPAEVIREVAREMAAHKPKAVLPPTRHNVWYGDDTYRVMALLYLNVLLGNYGRPGGFYIAQSPYLEKYPTPPLPLEPAAGGCSGPGGGDHEPEGFKPRADKGKFFAKSTAIQELIEPMITGEPYPIKGLIAYGINLFHSIPNVPRTKEALKRLDLYVAIDVLPQEHVMWADVILPEATYLERYDDLVAIAHKTPFIQLRVPAHEPLFDTKPGWWIARELGLRLGLEAYFPWKDIEEYLNTRLQSIGFDLETLKGMGTLVQKGKPWLEDWEKEGRLPFGTASGKIELYCQAFKQAGHPPLPVFTPPEEPPQGFYRLLYGRSPVHTFARTQNNWVLMEMDPENEVWIHKEEARKLGLKDGDYVKLVNQDGVEEGPVRVKATERIRRDCVYLVHGFGHKAPLMKVAHGRGASDTYLQTRYRLDPISGGAGLRVNFVRLEKTERPRLPALTALAKRPFDERRL; this is encoded by the coding sequence GAGGGGAAGCGGCCCCGTCAAAGCGGGGAAAGCCCCCTGGTATACCCAAGAGGCGAGGAGCGTCTACCAGATCTGCGAAGGCTGCTTCTGGCGTTGCGGCATCGTGGCCCACGCCGTGGGAAGCCGCGTTTACAAGGTAGAAGGGTACGAGGCAAACCCCAAAAGCCGTGGCCGCCTCTGCCCCCGGGGCCAAGGCATGCCCCAGACCACCTACGACCCCGACCGCCTGAAACGCCCCCTCATCCGGGTGGAAGGCTCAGCCCGGGGGGAGGGAAAGTACCGGGTAGCCAGCTGGGACGAAGCCTTGGATCACGTGGCCCAGAAGATGCTGGCCATCAAGGAACAATATGGACCCGAGGCCATCGCCTTCTTCGGCCACGGCACCGGGGATACCTGGTTCGTGGATTACCTCCCTGCCGCCTGGGGTAGCCCCAACGCCGCCAAACCCTCCGTTTCCCTCTGCACCGCCCCCCGCGAGGTGGCCTCCCAGTGGATTTTCGGCCGACCTATCGGGGGCCACGAACCCGTGGACTGGGAAAACGCCCGCTACATCGTCCTCATCGGCCACCACATCGGCGAGGACACCCACAACACCCAGCTCCAAGACTTTGCCCTGGCCCTAAAGCGGGGGGCCAAGCTGGTGGTGGTGGACCCCCGCTTCTCCACCGCCGCCGCCAAGGCCCACCGCTGGCTTCCCATCAAACCCGGCACCGACACCGCCTTGCTCCTGGCCTGGATCCACGTTCTCATCTACGAGGAGCTTTACGACAAGGCCTACGTGGCCAAGTACACCACGGGCTTTGACGAGCTCAAGGCCCACGTCAAGGACCTCACCCCCGAGTGGGCGGCAACCCACACGGAGATCCCCGCCGAGGTTATCCGGGAAGTGGCCCGGGAGATGGCGGCCCATAAGCCCAAGGCGGTCCTCCCCCCCACCCGGCACAACGTCTGGTACGGGGACGACACCTACCGGGTCATGGCCCTCCTTTACCTGAACGTGCTCCTGGGCAACTACGGGCGCCCGGGGGGCTTCTACATCGCCCAAAGTCCCTACCTGGAAAAGTACCCCACCCCCCCCTTGCCCTTGGAACCCGCGGCAGGGGGGTGCTCAGGACCTGGGGGAGGTGACCACGAGCCAGAAGGCTTCAAGCCCCGGGCCGACAAGGGTAAGTTCTTCGCCAAATCCACGGCTATCCAAGAGCTCATTGAGCCCATGATCACGGGGGAACCCTACCCCATAAAGGGGCTCATCGCCTACGGCATCAACCTCTTCCACTCCATTCCCAACGTGCCCAGGACCAAGGAGGCCCTGAAGCGTCTGGACCTTTACGTGGCCATTGACGTCCTGCCCCAAGAGCACGTGATGTGGGCGGACGTGATCCTACCCGAGGCCACCTACCTGGAGCGCTACGACGACCTGGTGGCCATCGCCCACAAAACCCCCTTCATCCAGCTGCGGGTCCCCGCCCACGAACCCCTCTTCGACACCAAGCCCGGTTGGTGGATCGCCCGAGAACTGGGCTTGCGCCTGGGCCTCGAGGCGTACTTCCCTTGGAAGGACATCGAGGAGTACCTGAACACCCGCCTGCAAAGCATCGGGTTTGACCTGGAAACCCTCAAAGGGATGGGCACCCTGGTGCAGAAGGGGAAGCCCTGGCTGGAGGACTGGGAAAAGGAGGGCCGCCTGCCCTTCGGCACAGCCTCGGGGAAAATAGAGCTTTACTGCCAAGCCTTCAAGCAAGCGGGGCACCCGCCCCTTCCCGTCTTCACGCCCCCCGAGGAACCCCCCCAAGGCTTCTACCGCCTCCTTTACGGCCGTAGCCCCGTCCACACCTTCGCCCGCACCCAGAACAACTGGGTCCTCATGGAAATGGATCCGGAAAACGAGGTGTGGATCCACAAAGAGGAAGCGCGAAAGCTGGGCCTAAAAGACGGGGACTACGTCAAGCTGGTGAACCAAGACGGGGTGGAGGAAGGCCCGGTGCGGGTGAAGGCCACGGAGAGGATCCGCCGGGATTGCGTCTATCTGGTCCACGGCTTCGGCCACAAGGCCCCCCTGATGAAGGTGGCCCACGGCCGGGGCGCCTCCGACACCTACCTCCAGACCCGCTACCGCCTGGACCCCATCTCCGGGGGAGCGGGCCTGCGGGTGAACTTCGTGCGCCTGGAAAAGACCGAGCGCCCCAGGCTACCGGCCCTCACCGCCTTGGCCAAGCGGCCCTTTGACGAAAGGAGGCTGTGA
- the gcvPA gene encoding aminomethyl-transferring glycine dehydrogenase subunit GcvPA, giving the protein MDYTPHTEAEIQEMLRRVGAESLEDLFRHLPAEILNPPIDLPEPLPEWAVLEALRRLAAQNLPAPKAFLGGGVRSHHVPPVVQALASRGEFLTAYTPYQPEVSQGVLQATFEYQTMIAELTGLEVANASMYDGATALAEGVLLALRETGRMVVWVSQGVHPEYRAVLKAYLEAVGAELRVLPLEGGRTPSLPVPEAVGAVVGQNPNYLGALEDLAPLAEAAHRAGALFVAVADPLSLGVLKPPGAYGADIAVGDGQSLGLPMGYGGPHFGYLATKKAFVRQLPGRLVSETVDAEGKRGFILTLQAREQYIRRAKAKSNITTNAQLTALMGAMYLAALGPEGLREVALRGVALAHRLHDLLLEVPGVEPFTPKPFFHEFALRLPKAPEAVRAALAARGLHAATPVPREYGENLALFAATELHQEEDLLALRKALEEVLA; this is encoded by the coding sequence ATGGACTACACGCCCCATACCGAGGCGGAGATCCAGGAGATGCTCAGACGGGTGGGAGCGGAAAGCCTGGAGGACCTCTTCCGCCACCTGCCCGCAGAGATCCTAAACCCCCCCATAGACCTGCCTGAGCCGCTCCCGGAGTGGGCGGTTTTAGAGGCCCTTCGGCGCCTTGCCGCCCAAAACCTCCCCGCCCCCAAGGCGTTTTTGGGCGGGGGGGTTAGGAGCCACCACGTGCCCCCCGTGGTCCAGGCCCTGGCGAGCCGGGGGGAGTTCCTCACCGCCTATACCCCTTACCAACCCGAGGTGAGCCAAGGGGTCTTGCAGGCCACCTTTGAGTACCAGACCATGATCGCCGAACTCACGGGCCTCGAGGTGGCCAACGCCTCCATGTACGACGGCGCCACCGCCCTGGCGGAGGGGGTCTTGCTGGCCCTTCGGGAAACGGGGCGGATGGTTGTTTGGGTCTCCCAGGGGGTCCACCCCGAGTACCGGGCGGTCCTGAAGGCCTATCTGGAGGCGGTGGGGGCGGAGCTTAGGGTGCTTCCCCTGGAAGGGGGGCGGACCCCCTCCCTTCCCGTGCCCGAGGCGGTGGGGGCGGTGGTGGGCCAGAACCCCAACTACCTGGGGGCCCTGGAGGACCTCGCCCCCTTGGCGGAGGCGGCCCACCGGGCGGGGGCGCTTTTCGTGGCGGTGGCGGACCCCCTTTCCTTGGGGGTGCTCAAGCCCCCCGGGGCCTACGGGGCGGACATCGCCGTGGGGGACGGGCAGAGCCTGGGCCTGCCCATGGGTTATGGCGGCCCCCACTTCGGCTACTTGGCCACCAAGAAGGCTTTCGTGCGCCAGCTTCCGGGGCGCCTGGTTTCCGAGACCGTGGACGCCGAGGGCAAGCGGGGCTTCATCCTCACCCTGCAGGCCCGGGAGCAGTACATAAGGCGGGCCAAGGCCAAGAGCAACATCACCACCAACGCCCAGCTCACCGCCCTCATGGGGGCCATGTACCTGGCGGCCTTGGGGCCCGAGGGGCTTAGGGAGGTGGCCCTTCGGGGCGTGGCCCTGGCCCACCGCCTCCACGACCTCCTCCTGGAGGTGCCGGGGGTGGAGCCCTTCACCCCAAAGCCCTTCTTCCACGAGTTCGCCCTGAGGCTTCCCAAGGCCCCGGAGGCGGTGCGGGCGGCTTTGGCCGCTCGGGGCCTTCACGCCGCCACCCCCGTGCCCCGGGAGTACGGGGAGAACCTAGCCCTTTTCGCCGCCACGGAGCTTCACCAGGAGGAAGACCTTTTGGCCTTACGGAAAGCGCTAGAGGAGGTGTTGGCGTGA